In Notamacropus eugenii isolate mMacEug1 chromosome 1, mMacEug1.pri_v2, whole genome shotgun sequence, one genomic interval encodes:
- the ISLR gene encoding immunoglobulin superfamily containing leucine-rich repeat protein has product MKRLHLLWLAGFLGSVSGCPDVCDCGEKYGFQISDCAYRDLQSVPSGFPANVTTLSLSANRLGDLEAGAFDEVPLLQSLWLAHNEIRVVAPGSLAPLVYLKSLDLSHNLISNFSWNDLHNLSALQLLKMDSNELAVIPKDAFKNLGDLRSLQLNHNRFLTLVDGTFEGLTSLSHLQINDNPFNCTCGLLWLKVWAVATAVSIPEQDNIACSSPPFLKGIPLGRLPPLHCAPPTVQLTYQPNQDGAELRDGFVLALHCDTDGQPPPEVQWRIQTPGGKVEITSPNVGPDGRVPGVIGSPQPRFQAFANGSLLIPGFGKQEEGTYSCRATNELGSAEGSVNVALASPGEASEDALGRKFHGKAVEGKGCYTVDNEVQPSGPEDNVVIIYLSSTTPKKNRANRLACLGPWIPLLYLSHLAF; this is encoded by the coding sequence ATGAAGAGGCTACACCTGCTATGGTTGGCCGGCTTCCTGGGCTCTGTGTCAGGCTGCCCTGATGTCTGTGACTGTGGTGAGAAGTATGGTTTCCAGATCTCGGATTGTGCCTACCGTGATCTCCAATCAGTGCCCTCTGGCTTCCCGGCCAACGTCACCACCCTCAGCCTCTCTGCCAACCGCTTAGGAGACCTAGAGGCAGGTGCCTTCGACGAGGTACCTCTGCTGCAATCGCTATGGCTGGCCCACAATGAGATCCGGGTTGTGGCCCCTGGCAGCTTAGCCCCCTTGGTCTACCTCAAGAGCCTTGACCTGAGTCACAACCTTATCTCCAACTTCTCTTGGAATGACCTACACAATCTCAGTGCCCTGCAGCTGCTCAAGATGGATAGCAATGAGCTGGCCGTGATACCTAAGGATGCTTTCAAAAACCTTGGGGATCTGAGATCCCTGCAGCTCAACCACAATCGTTTCCTGACTCTGGTTGATGGCACTTTTGAGGGGCTCACCTCTTTGTCTCACTTGCAAATCAATGACAACCCTTTTAATTGTACCTGTGGCTTGCTGTGGCTCAAGGTATGGGCTGTGGCCACTGCAGTCTCTATCCCAGAGCAGGACAACATTGCCTGCTCTTCACCCCCTTTCCTTAAGGGCATCCCCCTGGGCCGGCTCCCCCCTCTGCACTGTGCCCCTCCCACAGTACAGCTCACCTACCAACCCAATCAGGATGGGGCTGAGCTCCGGGATGGTTTTGTCCTGGCCCTGCACTGCGACACAGATGGGCAGCCCCCACCAGAGGTCCAGTGGCGGATCCAGACACCTGGCGGCAAGGTTGAGATCACCAGCCCCAATGTCGGACCTGATGGGCGGGTTCCAGGAGTGATTGGGTCCCCCCAGCCCCGCTTCCAGGCCTTTGCCAATGGCAGTCTACTCATCCCAGGCTTTGGGAAACAAGAGGAAGGGACCTACAGCTGCCGGGCCACCAATGAGTTGGGGAGTGCGGAGGGCTCTGTGAATGTGGCCCTGGCTTCTCCAGGGGAAGCCAGCGAAGATGCCCTGGGTCGGAAGTTCCATGGCAAGGCTGTGGAGGGCAAGGGTTGCTACACAGTTGACAATGAGGTGCAGCCATCTGGGCCTGAAGACAACGTTGTCATCATCTATTTGTCCAGCACAACCCCAAAGAAGAACAGAGCCAATCGCCTCGCATGCCTGGGCCCCTGGATTCCTTTGCTGTATCTTTCTCACCTGGCCTTCtga